Proteins found in one Gigantopelta aegis isolate Gae_Host chromosome 12, Gae_host_genome, whole genome shotgun sequence genomic segment:
- the LOC121386293 gene encoding uncharacterized protein LOC121386293: MQTTKLWKKHFFDEESGLWQFESLSNHQPLEEGDPVLQAAMRHRFSLLDGLNGAQRDFEGNLWRDRSGPFSLYLPAIYGPCLCGNVEDHTLHRWTKCFACKT; this comes from the exons ATGCAAACCACCAAGCTCTGGAAG AAACATTTCTTTGATGAGGAATCTGGTTTGTGGCAGTTTGAGTCTCTGAGCAACCACCAACCACTGGAAGAAGGTGATCCTGTACTACAAGCAGCCATGAGACATCGATTTTCTTTGCTTGATGGCTTGAATGGTGCTCAGAGAGATTTTGAGGGAAATCTGTGGAGAGACCGATCGGGGCCATTTTCCTTGTATCTTCCTGCTATCTATGGACCATGTCTTTGTGGG AATGTCGAAGACCACACTTTGCACAGATGGACGAAGTGTTTCGCCTGTAAAACCTGA